Proteins found in one Paenibacillus sp. FSL R10-2782 genomic segment:
- a CDS encoding alginate lyase family protein → MNDYYLSQLELRRTAAYYARHFPGEAEASIAIADHAVVNEFIVPYTHDLSRWILMGDPVDWLYNPSKDPEFTWGMNRHWHMTDLGKAYLMNGNTQYVSAFINHYRGWRKQNPVPVDSSYEEAVFFQKLGPWRLLETGLRVQSWISAYKYMEDSPLLTESFHAEFLQGLEEHAEFLTRYLGSTEINHAIMHMQGLFMIATFYHWHPRAPYWRQLASERLELCLLHQVGPEGVQIELTTHYHNASIEMFGTPYLLGRLSGYPFSEWFGEQLRKMTAFTEALIRPDQQSTGVGDSDWVGDGRQRLTLLGAILEDDELICRGADSSESLWLLGAEKYERYMRLQAAYKPSTESRAFPQTGYYVMRDEQQYLFFDAAAMGGAHGHADALNLEWMWKQQLFFTDTGRYTYEEGEWRHYFKSTRAHNTITVDGEDQTPYVSTQQWGTPAAQVKTYRWESNSRYHFIDASHDGYTRLPDPVTHRRWVLLGAEVPIMLLADWLEAEAEHEMEQRFHLHPEAVVELLAGKTGSLGASASLVYPGSSVKLAIHWTTAGLTEGRLTVSEQQGWVSKVYGSKAETPVLQAQAAFSGKTGILTVCLPEDSADNGEPLRLTAYEIDPALQRVEVSYVYGTAIGTIIMDGTTLEWRDHG, encoded by the coding sequence ATGAACGACTATTACCTGTCGCAGCTTGAATTGCGCAGGACTGCGGCATATTATGCACGTCATTTTCCCGGCGAAGCCGAAGCGTCGATTGCTATTGCCGATCATGCCGTGGTCAATGAATTTATCGTGCCTTACACCCATGACTTGAGCCGCTGGATTCTAATGGGTGATCCGGTGGACTGGCTGTATAATCCCTCCAAGGACCCGGAGTTCACCTGGGGAATGAATCGGCATTGGCATATGACGGATTTGGGCAAAGCATACCTGATGAATGGCAATACGCAGTACGTCTCTGCGTTTATCAACCATTATCGCGGTTGGCGGAAGCAGAACCCGGTTCCAGTCGATTCGTCCTATGAAGAAGCCGTTTTCTTCCAGAAGCTTGGTCCTTGGCGGCTGCTGGAAACCGGCTTGCGCGTGCAGTCCTGGATATCTGCCTACAAATATATGGAGGACAGCCCACTACTGACGGAATCGTTTCACGCCGAATTTTTACAGGGGCTGGAAGAACATGCGGAGTTCCTCACCCGGTATCTGGGCAGTACCGAAATTAATCATGCTATTATGCATATGCAAGGTCTGTTCATGATCGCCACATTCTATCATTGGCATCCGCGTGCGCCGTATTGGCGGCAGTTGGCGTCCGAGCGGCTGGAGCTTTGCCTGCTGCATCAGGTTGGCCCCGAAGGGGTGCAGATTGAGCTTACGACCCATTATCACAATGCCAGCATCGAAATGTTCGGCACCCCCTATTTACTGGGCCGGCTGTCCGGTTATCCCTTCTCGGAATGGTTCGGCGAGCAACTTCGCAAAATGACAGCATTCACGGAGGCGCTTATCCGGCCAGACCAACAATCTACCGGAGTCGGCGACTCCGACTGGGTTGGCGATGGGCGGCAGCGGTTGACGCTGTTGGGCGCGATTCTCGAAGATGACGAACTGATCTGCCGGGGGGCGGATAGTTCGGAAAGCCTGTGGCTGCTGGGAGCGGAGAAATACGAACGTTATATGCGGCTTCAGGCTGCTTACAAGCCTTCAACGGAGAGCCGGGCATTTCCACAGACCGGGTACTATGTGATGCGGGATGAGCAACAGTATTTGTTTTTTGATGCCGCCGCTATGGGCGGTGCGCATGGTCATGCCGATGCGCTGAATCTGGAATGGATGTGGAAGCAGCAGCTTTTTTTCACCGATACCGGACGATACACCTACGAAGAAGGGGAGTGGCGCCATTATTTCAAAAGCACGCGGGCGCATAATACGATCACGGTGGACGGTGAGGATCAGACGCCGTATGTGTCCACGCAGCAATGGGGCACGCCTGCGGCCCAAGTGAAGACATACCGCTGGGAGAGCAACAGCCGTTATCACTTCATCGATGCTTCCCATGACGGTTATACTCGTTTGCCCGATCCAGTAACACATCGTAGATGGGTGTTGCTCGGTGCGGAGGTTCCGATCATGCTGTTAGCAGATTGGCTGGAAGCCGAAGCGGAGCATGAAATGGAGCAACGGTTTCATTTACACCCGGAAGCTGTAGTAGAACTGTTAGCGGGCAAGACGGGTAGTCTGGGTGCTTCCGCTTCCTTGGTTTATCCAGGCTCTTCTGTCAAGCTCGCTATACACTGGACAACAGCCGGGTTGACGGAAGGGCGCCTCACGGTCAGCGAACAGCAGGGCTGGGTATCGAAAGTATACGGCTCCAAGGCGGAGACGCCTGTGTTACAGGCACAAGCCGCTTTTTCAGGAAAAACAGGCATCCTTACGGTGTGTCTGCCGGAGGATTCGGCCGATAACGGCGAGCCGCTCCGCCTGACTGCGTACGAGATCGATCCTGCGCTTCAGCGGGTCGAGGTGTCCTATGTGTATGGTACCGCCATCGGAACCATCATAATGGATGGCACCACGCTGGAATGGAGGGATCATGGATGA
- a CDS encoding WYL domain-containing protein: MKKSERLNDMIRYLNSREFFNLQDLMDKYNISKSTALRDISSLEQLGMPIFSEHGRHGRYGILKNRLLSPIIFTMDEVYALYFAMLTLESYQSTPFHLSVNKLNEKFENCLSKLQIEQIHKMKKVLQFEIYQHHNRSRFLDQILKSILNESNCKIQYLKNNQKKSYHVQFFKISAKFGQWYATGIELNTDKYRVFRCDRITFIEEEQIKSHFSIDELITLSLEMYQSEKSIDFEVEILEQAKDIFYKEHYPSMNIEHCHKTVIKGFYNPGEEEFIANYFMRYGNSVRSVKPESLKQAIQDRVANLLNHYHKL, encoded by the coding sequence ATGAAGAAATCAGAAAGATTAAATGACATGATAAGATACTTAAACAGTCGAGAGTTCTTTAATTTACAAGACCTGATGGATAAATACAATATTTCAAAAAGTACGGCGCTGCGTGATATTAGCTCATTGGAACAGTTAGGTATGCCTATTTTTTCGGAGCATGGCAGACATGGACGATATGGTATCTTAAAAAACAGATTGTTATCCCCTATTATTTTTACTATGGATGAAGTGTATGCTCTGTACTTTGCCATGTTGACGCTAGAATCTTATCAATCAACGCCATTTCATTTAAGTGTTAATAAACTAAATGAAAAGTTTGAAAACTGTCTTTCTAAACTACAAATCGAGCAGATTCATAAAATGAAAAAAGTCCTACAATTTGAAATATATCAGCATCATAATAGGAGTCGTTTTTTAGATCAAATTCTAAAAAGCATTCTTAATGAGAGTAACTGCAAGATTCAATATTTAAAAAATAACCAGAAAAAAAGTTACCATGTTCAATTTTTCAAAATTTCCGCTAAGTTTGGTCAATGGTATGCTACTGGAATAGAGTTAAATACGGATAAATATAGAGTTTTCAGATGCGATCGAATAACCTTTATAGAAGAAGAGCAAATCAAATCTCACTTTTCAATAGATGAACTCATTACTCTTTCATTAGAAATGTATCAATCTGAGAAGAGTATTGACTTTGAAGTAGAGATTCTAGAGCAAGCAAAGGATATTTTTTATAAAGAACATTATCCTTCTATGAACATAGAACATTGTCATAAAACAGTCATTAAAGGATTCTATAATCCAGGAGAAGAGGAGTTTATAGCCAACTATTTTATGAGATACGGTAATTCTGTTAGATCAGTGAAGCCTGAATCATTAAAGCAAGCTATTCAAGATAGAGTAGCGAATCTCTTAAATCACTATCACAAATTATAA
- a CDS encoding SDR family oxidoreductase: MIVIIGATGTIGSALLKRLIDLGVPARALSREPDKLRVQIGDKGRSTIEVASVDASDPESLRHAFAGANQLFLAMSNSPQQIELETSIIQIAVKAGIKHIVKISSPAFEKSSPVAVAGWHYEIEKILSESGVTNTVLRPYAFMQNLLRFAPTVTTQNAFFGCMGDSPCNFIDCRDIADVAVEVLTNREVSGQIYTLTGSDIFSYPQIASKLSILLDRPIRYINMEPQTLLRNLIEHGHMPPWLANHVVEIQTMSTVVPERPTDIVKHLLGREPRKLDAFLHEYAENFR; encoded by the coding sequence ATGATAGTTATTATTGGAGCAACAGGTACGATAGGTAGTGCGCTTTTGAAACGTTTGATAGATCTTGGCGTGCCCGCCAGGGCGCTGAGCAGAGAGCCTGATAAGTTGCGTGTTCAGATCGGGGATAAAGGCCGGTCGACGATCGAGGTCGCGTCGGTAGATGCTTCCGACCCAGAATCGTTGCGCCACGCCTTTGCAGGAGCTAACCAGCTCTTTCTTGCAATGTCCAATAGTCCACAACAAATTGAATTAGAAACTTCGATTATTCAGATTGCCGTCAAAGCTGGCATTAAGCACATCGTAAAGATATCCAGCCCTGCCTTTGAGAAGAGCTCTCCAGTAGCAGTGGCGGGCTGGCATTACGAAATCGAGAAAATCCTTAGCGAATCGGGTGTCACCAACACCGTGTTACGCCCCTATGCGTTCATGCAAAACTTATTGCGTTTTGCACCAACGGTCACAACCCAAAATGCTTTTTTCGGCTGCATGGGCGATTCACCCTGCAACTTCATTGACTGTCGCGATATCGCAGATGTTGCCGTAGAAGTTCTGACCAACCGAGAGGTATCTGGCCAAATCTATACGCTTACCGGTTCGGATATTTTTAGCTATCCTCAGATCGCGAGTAAACTATCCATCCTGCTTGATCGGCCGATACGCTATATCAATATGGAGCCCCAAACACTACTCCGCAATCTCATCGAGCACGGGCATATGCCTCCTTGGCTTGCGAACCACGTTGTGGAAATTCAAACTATGTCTACGGTGGTTCCGGAAAGACCAACGGACATTGTAAAGCACTTGCTCGGTAGAGAGCCCCGCAAGCTAGACGCTTTTCTGCATGAATATGCAGAAAACTTCAGGTAG
- a CDS encoding glycoside hydrolase family 5 protein: MKKKGMKKTFFVIASLVMSFSLCGYTPASADAASVKGYYHTAGSKIVDESGKEAAFNGLNWFGLETSNYTLHGLWSRSMGDMLDQVKKEGYNLIRLPYSNQLFDSGSHPDSIDYYKNPDLVGLTPIQIMDKVIEKAGQRGIQIILDRHRPDSGGQSELWYTSQYPETRWISDWKMLAERYKNNPTVIGADLHNEPHGQASWGTGNISTDWRLAAQRAGNAILSVNPNWLILVEGVDHNVQGNNSQYWWGGNLTGVANYPVVLDVPNRVVYSPHDYGPGVSSQPWFNDPNFPSNLPAIWDQTWGYISKQNIAPVLVGEFGGRNVDMSSTEGKWQNALVDYIRANNLYFTYWSLNPNSGDTGGLLLDDWVTWNRPKQDMLSRIMKPVIFAAEQATATAE, from the coding sequence ATGAAGAAAAAAGGGATGAAAAAGACATTTTTCGTCATTGCCTCCCTCGTAATGAGCTTTTCACTATGTGGCTATACTCCCGCTTCGGCAGATGCAGCCAGTGTGAAAGGATATTACCACACCGCAGGAAGCAAGATTGTTGACGAATCCGGGAAAGAGGCGGCTTTTAACGGCCTGAACTGGTTCGGTCTGGAAACCTCTAATTACACCTTGCATGGACTGTGGAGCCGTTCAATGGGCGACATGCTGGATCAGGTGAAGAAAGAAGGCTACAATCTGATCCGTCTGCCTTACAGTAATCAGTTGTTCGATTCTGGCTCCCATCCAGACAGTATTGATTATTACAAAAATCCTGACCTGGTAGGATTGACTCCGATTCAAATTATGGACAAGGTGATCGAAAAAGCTGGACAACGCGGTATTCAGATTATCCTTGACCGTCACCGTCCAGACTCAGGTGGACAATCCGAGCTGTGGTACACGTCCCAGTACCCTGAGACTCGCTGGATCAGTGACTGGAAAATGTTAGCTGAACGTTATAAAAACAATCCTACCGTCATCGGTGCAGATCTGCACAACGAGCCACACGGTCAGGCAAGCTGGGGGACCGGCAATATCTCCACAGACTGGCGTCTGGCGGCACAGCGCGCTGGGAATGCGATTCTGTCCGTGAATCCGAATTGGCTGATTCTCGTCGAAGGTGTGGACCACAATGTACAAGGCAACAATAGCCAATACTGGTGGGGTGGCAATCTGACAGGTGTAGCCAACTACCCTGTTGTTCTGGATGTACCGAACCGCGTCGTATATTCTCCGCATGATTACGGCCCCGGTGTGTCTTCGCAGCCATGGTTCAACGACCCGAACTTCCCGTCCAACCTGCCAGCCATCTGGGATCAAACCTGGGGCTACATCAGCAAGCAAAACATAGCTCCGGTGCTGGTCGGTGAATTTGGCGGTCGTAATGTCGATATGTCCTCAACTGAAGGTAAATGGCAAAATGCACTCGTAGACTATATTCGTGCCAACAACCTGTACTTTACTTACTGGTCCCTGAATCCGAATAGCGGCGACACAGGCGGGCTGCTGCTGGACGACTGGGTTACCTGGAATCGTCCAAAACAGGATATGCTGAGCCGGATTATGAAGCCTGTCATCTTCGCAGCGGAGCAAGCGACAGCAACCGCCGAATAA
- a CDS encoding MarR family transcriptional regulator: MNNDDKVIKDINAIPSLVQSQRQIDRYNLDVDAQAVLVASRLMSAGAKLGHASEVHFSRFGLSTGRYRLLADLEDNEGEVLPSQLAEHLGVTRATVTGLINTLERDGFVSRRSSSVDGRQKAVKLTEQGAKKLREMAHEHFARLEAMVGSLSIEERSVFLELLGRVTQGISALTEEPGGSKDHISNE; this comes from the coding sequence ATGAACAACGATGATAAAGTAATAAAAGACATTAATGCTATTCCCTCGCTTGTACAATCCCAGCGTCAGATTGATCGTTATAATCTAGACGTAGATGCACAGGCTGTGCTTGTCGCGTCCAGGCTGATGTCAGCGGGAGCCAAGCTTGGTCATGCTTCGGAGGTTCATTTCTCCAGATTTGGTTTATCTACAGGGAGGTACCGTTTATTAGCTGATCTTGAAGATAACGAAGGAGAAGTGTTGCCCTCGCAATTGGCAGAGCATCTAGGTGTAACACGTGCTACAGTGACTGGTCTTATCAATACTCTTGAGCGAGATGGCTTCGTTTCCCGTCGATCAAGTTCAGTTGATGGCCGTCAGAAAGCGGTTAAATTGACAGAGCAAGGAGCGAAGAAGCTCCGTGAAATGGCTCACGAACATTTTGCGCGGCTGGAAGCCATGGTGGGTTCACTCAGTATCGAGGAGCGAAGCGTATTTCTTGAGCTGCTCGGCCGAGTTACACAAGGCATCTCAGCACTTACGGAGGAACCAGGCGGATCAAAGGATCACATCAGTAATGAGTAG
- a CDS encoding ROK family protein, translating into MTSDVELGASTAWIAGIDVGGTKTMFCLSSEDGSIRGKRKLDTQLSRDPKSFMEWLFAELGQFCQAHGTKLSKLAGVGIGLPGVMNEQTGILSSAPALDWAAEDIRPWIAHNYEGIVVLDNDVNMAALGEQCKGAAAGCEHFVMITVGTGIGGALYLNGQIYRGAAFSAGEIGYLVIEPDRGALAVGPSGILERFGALENQASGTGIGLQAARCLEEGELCPVLALQAAGGPVTAKHVFAAAAEGSQLAAHVLDRAYHLMAVAIANLTITLNPQLVVLGGGVVEKNAEYAGELAERVCALSPVAVDIRKAALGNEAGAIGAVEAIRRALHGSRRLTEA; encoded by the coding sequence ATGACTTCCGATGTTGAACTGGGCGCATCCACCGCCTGGATCGCGGGAATTGATGTCGGCGGCACCAAGACCATGTTTTGCCTATCCAGCGAGGACGGGAGCATTCGCGGCAAACGCAAGCTCGATACGCAGCTGAGCAGGGACCCGAAAAGCTTTATGGAATGGCTGTTTGCCGAGCTGGGGCAATTTTGCCAAGCCCATGGAACCAAACTTTCCAAACTGGCTGGAGTGGGTATCGGCTTGCCGGGAGTGATGAACGAGCAGACAGGCATTCTGTCCAGCGCACCTGCATTGGACTGGGCGGCAGAGGATATTCGCCCGTGGATTGCGCACAACTATGAAGGAATCGTGGTGCTGGACAATGATGTGAACATGGCGGCGCTTGGGGAGCAGTGCAAGGGTGCAGCGGCTGGCTGTGAGCATTTTGTAATGATCACGGTCGGCACTGGCATCGGCGGTGCGTTGTACCTGAATGGGCAGATCTATAGAGGAGCGGCCTTCTCCGCCGGGGAGATTGGTTATTTGGTGATTGAGCCGGACCGAGGGGCGTTGGCTGTAGGGCCAAGCGGCATCTTGGAGAGGTTTGGAGCGTTGGAGAACCAAGCTTCCGGTACTGGTATCGGGCTACAGGCGGCGCGTTGTCTGGAAGAAGGGGAGCTGTGTCCGGTTCTCGCGTTGCAGGCGGCTGGCGGTCCGGTCACGGCAAAGCATGTCTTCGCGGCGGCTGCAGAGGGCAGTCAGCTCGCGGCCCACGTGTTGGACCGGGCTTATCATCTGATGGCCGTTGCCATCGCCAACTTGACCATCACGCTTAATCCACAGCTTGTTGTGCTGGGTGGCGGCGTTGTGGAGAAAAATGCGGAATATGCTGGCGAATTGGCCGAACGTGTCTGCGCATTAAGTCCTGTTGCTGTGGACATTCGCAAGGCGGCACTCGGCAACGAAGCGGGCGCGATCGGAGCGGTCGAGGCTATCAGGAGAGCGCTCCATGGCAGTCGGCGGCTGACGGAAGCTTAA